A window of Desulfotomaculum sp. contains these coding sequences:
- a CDS encoding transcriptional regulator: MPSISETIEEHLKSLLAKSHGGAIEIQRNEMAVFFNCVPAQINYVLTTRFTVDHGFIVESKRGGGGYVRILKLPLGKEIETISYLYGLIGERMSGRRAVGIIQYLLGEGLITEREARLMIAAVSRNALKANLPGRDQLTASVLKAMIFAVLRDSK, encoded by the coding sequence GTGCCAAGCATTTCAGAAACTATTGAAGAACATCTAAAGAGCTTATTGGCCAAGAGCCATGGCGGCGCAATTGAGATCCAGCGCAATGAAATGGCAGTTTTTTTCAACTGTGTCCCGGCCCAGATTAATTATGTTTTAACCACCCGTTTTACGGTTGATCATGGTTTTATTGTAGAAAGTAAAAGGGGTGGGGGTGGTTATGTCCGTATATTAAAACTGCCTCTGGGAAAAGAAATTGAAACCATTTCCTATCTGTATGGTTTAATCGGAGAAAGAATGTCCGGCAGAAGAGCGGTGGGTATAATTCAATACCTTCTCGGAGAGGGGCTGATTACTGAAAGAGAAGCCAGACTAATGATTGCGGCTGTGAGCAGGAACGCTCTCAAGGCAAATTTGCCGGGCCGCGATCAGCTTACGGCGTCTGTATTAAAAGCTATGATATTTGCTGTCCTGCGGGACAGCAAATAA
- a CDS encoding YraN family protein, which yields MSNQRQNLGRRGEDEAVSYLRKKGYILLQRNYRCPLGEIDVIAKDSKTLVFIEVRARSSERFGTPQESVNRNKMLKIHRVAQYYLKTVQKEEEPVRFDVLALMFDLENQLKQLEHIKGAF from the coding sequence ATGTCCAACCAGAGACAGAACCTGGGGCGCCGGGGAGAAGATGAAGCGGTTTCTTACCTGAGAAAAAAAGGATACATTTTGCTGCAGCGTAATTACAGATGTCCTCTTGGCGAAATAGATGTCATTGCCAAGGACAGTAAAACTCTGGTTTTTATAGAAGTTCGCGCCCGCAGTTCCGAAAGGTTTGGGACTCCTCAGGAGAGTGTCAACCGGAACAAAATGCTGAAAATACATAGAGTTGCCCAGTATTATCTCAAGACTGTGCAGAAAGAAGAGGAGCCGGTGCGGTTTGACGTGCTGGCTTTAATGTTTGATTTAGAAAATCAGCTTAAGCAGTTAGAACATATTAAAGGCGCCTTTTAA
- a CDS encoding copper amine oxidase: protein MHGSGVRSVNQKHKFFFLILLLCTTIWQRSALAGADSSSEIILKIGEEQALIAGKTFQLTAAPVIQNEITLVPLRFIAEGLKAEVRWEQDTKKIFIIAPGKEIQLEVGKNEAVINGDPQPLVSPPVIIGNASLVPLRFISEALGAHVAYLPQTKEIHIILTLTLPPPPNQPPVACFNFVKTVIDQGETVEYIDSSYDPDGDKIIAWEWTGKKRAFFKPGVNRVSLRVQDSNKAWSEPFNAIITINDHVLMDELTYNFTYPVPGESLDMTQIPIISLQVVNPVNITEGTEKVFLSNSPEIITEDGVLFTENILGPTRICYHHLNGTTENKYVYLVATNTGFEAEQIFIGKQGTGGPGEAMYTGRMAVYRYLASESLPPITIQPGERKIFYTSAPIHAGQCIDGLFDIKTNQNILFSVVAAGSPDLLPYNGLMEMLPEDEAHSRGIFPVGSHFISIKLDNHEKSRLIIADGKDDLGNTENDYGVLYEITIEAKYKTGVILVARGGVFEGAGKWDNQLVYLPSAGMLKPSVNGALIDVLLPGERKTLSLIPPSGSFLPVNLIFIPLEK, encoded by the coding sequence ATTCATGGGAGCGGGGTAAGGTCAGTGAATCAGAAACATAAATTTTTCTTTCTTATTCTTTTGCTCTGTACAACAATTTGGCAGCGCAGCGCCCTTGCCGGGGCCGATTCTTCCTCGGAAATCATCTTAAAAATTGGAGAAGAACAGGCTTTGATAGCAGGGAAAACATTCCAGCTCACGGCAGCGCCGGTAATTCAAAATGAAATTACACTGGTACCCCTGCGGTTTATAGCTGAAGGCTTAAAAGCAGAAGTTAGGTGGGAACAGGATACTAAAAAAATATTTATCATTGCCCCTGGCAAAGAGATCCAGCTTGAGGTAGGGAAAAATGAGGCGGTGATAAATGGCGATCCCCAACCCCTTGTTTCTCCTCCTGTAATAATCGGGAATGCCTCTTTAGTCCCTTTGCGTTTTATAAGCGAGGCTTTAGGAGCGCACGTGGCTTATCTGCCCCAGACCAAAGAGATTCACATAATACTTACCCTAACACTTCCGCCGCCGCCCAATCAGCCGCCGGTAGCATGTTTTAACTTCGTAAAAACCGTAATTGACCAGGGAGAGACAGTAGAATATATTGATTCAAGCTATGACCCTGATGGCGACAAAATAATAGCCTGGGAGTGGACAGGAAAGAAACGCGCCTTTTTCAAGCCGGGTGTAAATAGAGTCTCTCTGCGTGTCCAGGACAGCAACAAAGCCTGGAGCGAACCTTTTAACGCGATCATTACCATAAATGATCACGTGCTCATGGACGAATTAACTTATAATTTCACATATCCCGTCCCCGGGGAATCATTAGATATGACGCAGATTCCGATTATCAGCCTGCAGGTTGTTAATCCGGTTAATATAACAGAGGGCACTGAAAAAGTTTTTTTAAGCAACAGCCCGGAAATAATTACCGAAGACGGGGTATTATTCACGGAAAATATTTTAGGACCAACCCGTATTTGTTACCATCACCTAAATGGAACCACCGAAAATAAATATGTTTATCTGGTGGCCACGAATACCGGTTTCGAAGCCGAACAGATATTTATCGGCAAACAGGGAACAGGCGGACCCGGTGAAGCTATGTATACAGGCAGAATGGCCGTTTACCGTTACCTTGCGTCAGAATCCTTGCCTCCTATAACCATACAACCCGGAGAAAGAAAGATTTTTTACACTAGCGCGCCGATACACGCCGGTCAATGTATAGATGGTTTATTTGATATCAAAACAAACCAAAATATTTTATTTTCGGTTGTGGCTGCAGGCAGCCCGGATCTTTTGCCATATAATGGATTGATGGAAATGCTTCCGGAGGATGAAGCACATTCTCGCGGCATATTTCCGGTGGGTTCCCATTTCATATCTATAAAACTGGACAACCACGAAAAGTCACGGCTAATCATTGCTGACGGAAAAGATGATCTTGGCAATACTGAAAATGACTATGGGGTACTTTACGAAATAACCATTGAAGCGAAATATAAAACCGGAGTTATCCTTGTTGCCCGGGGAGGTGTCTTTGAAGGAGCAGGCAAATGGGACAATCAATTGGTTTACCTGCCGAGCGCCGGTATGCTAAAACCCTCAGTAAACGGCGCCCTGATTGATGTGCTTCTTCCGGGAGAACGCAAAACCCTGTCCTTAATCCCGCCGTCAGGATCTTTCCTGCCGGTAAACCTGATTTTTATACCTCTTGAAAAATGA